Proteins encoded by one window of Limnothrix sp. FACHB-406:
- a CDS encoding response regulator transcription factor: MKLNPPTARILVVEDDANLARFVAGELELEGYGVTVATTGLEGLNAARSHPSPDLLILDWMLPGLSGLDLCLRLRETGLQAPIILLTARDEILDRVTGLNAGADDYVVKPFSIAELLARVRAHLRRVSPHEPDQITLADLTLNPLTREVQRGGDRVDLTAKEFDLLEFLLRHPRQVISRDRLLESVWGNNFGGESNIVEVYIRALRIKLEMAQRPRLIHTLRGVGYVLRESP; the protein is encoded by the coding sequence TTGAAGCTTAATCCCCCCACAGCCCGAATTCTGGTGGTGGAAGATGATGCCAATTTGGCGCGATTTGTGGCGGGAGAATTGGAACTGGAGGGCTACGGGGTAACCGTGGCAACCACAGGACTGGAGGGGCTGAACGCCGCCCGATCGCACCCGTCGCCGGATCTGTTGATTTTGGATTGGATGTTGCCGGGGCTGTCGGGCTTGGATCTTTGTTTGCGGTTGCGGGAAACGGGCTTACAGGCCCCCATTATTCTGCTGACGGCCCGGGATGAAATTCTCGATCGGGTCACGGGCTTGAATGCGGGCGCGGATGATTATGTGGTGAAACCCTTCAGCATTGCGGAGCTGTTGGCGCGGGTGCGGGCCCATTTGCGGCGAGTTTCGCCCCACGAACCCGATCAAATCACCCTGGCAGATTTGACCCTGAATCCGCTAACCAGGGAGGTGCAACGCGGGGGCGATCGGGTGGACTTAACGGCCAAGGAGTTTGATTTACTCGAGTTTTTGTTGCGCCATCCGCGTCAGGTGATTTCGCGCGATCGACTGTTGGAATCCGTTTGGGGCAATAACTTTGGCGGCGAATCTAACATCGTGGAAGTCTATATCCGAGCCTTGCGGATCAAATTAGAAATGGCCCAGCGCCCTCGCCTGATCCACACCTTGCGGGGGGTTGGTTATGTTTTGCGCGAGTCGCCCTGA
- a CDS encoding HAMP domain-containing sensor histidine kinase has translation MLFTQVLRGRIAHWRSKPSQRSPQTATPTLPERGTDAISPQPAPGDRSGLLGRSGWRWSSLQGRLTLELGAIAVLSLSTAALWSTWQMEQTLATAHKQTLSYISQRFPEELALYDQHEGLASGLTTTIDKVAMAGLLAWVTDDQGRLLAQPKDDQNYQIVRNLVQSLPAAAQRLTIVHRDGRVWVLCEQPLTVRGRAIGRVYFAQDVSHDWHKLHGSLRLLWLVNGLAMVVALGAIGRRIRLALLPLATMSQVASAVSADDLAGARLELQGAPDEVRGLAQAFNEMLARLSRSWEQQRQFVGNVSHELRTPLTVVLGYLQSLLRRSTNLNDYQLQALTTAEAEADRTVRMLQDLLDLARIDNRQLHLRQAPIVLNTLLSEVTDWQRLACDRPIHLHLVAEDVVVLADRDRLTRAIRNLLDNAVKYSAPEQPVTLQLSYQAGWTAIEVRDRGMGIPPDQQGRVFERFYRGEDEMTRSRDGTGLGLAIAKGAVEGMGGRIDLQSQPGLGSTFTIRLPRWHMSSASDSSVDQLINS, from the coding sequence ATGCTGTTCACTCAAGTGCTTCGGGGAAGGATTGCCCATTGGAGGTCTAAGCCCTCCCAGCGATCGCCCCAAACCGCAACCCCAACTCTGCCCGAGCGAGGGACTGACGCGATCTCCCCGCAACCCGCCCCGGGCGATCGATCGGGGCTATTGGGTCGATCGGGCTGGCGGTGGTCATCGTTGCAGGGGCGACTCACCCTTGAATTAGGGGCGATCGCGGTCTTGAGCCTGAGCACGGCGGCCCTTTGGTCCACCTGGCAAATGGAACAGACCCTCGCCACCGCCCACAAGCAAACCCTCAGTTATATTTCCCAGCGCTTTCCCGAGGAACTGGCCCTCTACGATCAGCACGAGGGGCTAGCCAGCGGATTAACCACCACCATCGATAAGGTGGCCATGGCGGGGCTGTTAGCTTGGGTCACCGATGATCAAGGGCGCTTGCTGGCCCAACCCAAAGATGATCAGAATTATCAAATCGTCCGAAATTTGGTGCAGTCTTTACCGGCCGCTGCCCAACGGTTGACCATTGTTCACCGCGATGGCCGAGTTTGGGTTTTATGCGAGCAGCCCTTGACGGTACGGGGCCGGGCGATCGGGCGGGTCTACTTTGCCCAAGACGTGAGCCATGATTGGCACAAGCTCCATGGCAGTTTGCGGCTGCTGTGGTTGGTGAATGGTTTAGCCATGGTGGTTGCACTGGGGGCGATCGGGCGGCGAATTCGCTTAGCCCTCCTGCCCTTGGCCACCATGAGCCAAGTGGCCAGCGCCGTTTCTGCCGATGACTTGGCCGGGGCCCGCCTGGAGTTGCAAGGGGCCCCCGATGAAGTTCGGGGCCTAGCCCAAGCCTTTAATGAGATGTTGGCGCGGCTGTCGCGTTCTTGGGAGCAACAACGACAATTTGTGGGCAATGTTTCCCATGAACTGCGCACCCCGCTCACGGTGGTGCTGGGTTATTTGCAAAGCCTCCTGCGGCGCAGCACCAACCTGAATGACTATCAGTTGCAAGCCTTGACCACGGCGGAAGCGGAGGCCGATCGCACCGTGCGCATGTTGCAGGATTTGTTAGATCTGGCCCGCATTGACAATCGGCAACTCCACTTGCGGCAAGCGCCGATCGTCCTTAATACCCTGCTGTCAGAGGTGACGGATTGGCAACGGCTGGCCTGCGATCGGCCCATTCATTTGCATTTGGTGGCGGAGGATGTGGTGGTTTTGGCTGACCGCGATCGTCTGACCCGCGCCATTCGGAATTTGCTGGACAATGCCGTGAAATATTCCGCCCCCGAGCAGCCCGTAACCCTGCAACTGAGCTATCAAGCGGGCTGGACCGCCATCGAAGTGCGCGATCGCGGGATGGGCATTCCTCCGGATCAACAAGGCCGGGTTTTTGAGCGCTTCTATCGGGGCGAAGATGAAATGACCCGATCGCGCGATGGCACGGGTTTGGGCCTGGCGATCGCCAAGGGAGCCGTGGAAGGAATGGGCGGCCGCATCGATCTGCAATCGCAACCGGGCCTGGGCAGCACCTTCACGATCAGACTTCCTCGCTGGCACATGTCCTCTGCATCCGATTCATCCGTTGATCAATTGATCAATTCGTGA